From Heliomicrobium modesticaldum Ice1, a single genomic window includes:
- a CDS encoding double-cubane-cluster-containing anaerobic reductase, with product MSIIAEERPYAMAFFDVAIPKAAGSIMAEKEKGKKVMGHYCVFAPQELAIAAGAVPVALCATKEEPIAEGEKVLPRNFCPLIKSSYGFAITDKCPFFLHSDLVMGETTCDGKKKMFELMGKFKPMHVMSLPAGSQSEADRSYWMAEMERAKGALEEFFQTTITDEALADAIKELNAERRLMQRLAGYLKHDPVPLSGQDMLKVLWSRNFCFDRAAFAEQVEELMAELDERIARGVGAAAKGAKRIIVTGVPTGVGTEKVIRIIEESGAAVVFLENCAGMKQFLVTVDEMKPPMEAIGDKYLATPCSCMSPNTDRLELLLRLVDEYKADGVVDITWQGCHTYNVEARIVRDYLREHREIPVLHIETDYSEGDSQQIRTRVQAYLEMLGGV from the coding sequence ATGTCCATTATCGCCGAAGAACGTCCCTATGCCATGGCCTTTTTCGACGTCGCCATCCCGAAGGCGGCCGGTTCTATCATGGCGGAAAAAGAAAAAGGGAAAAAAGTGATGGGACACTACTGTGTTTTTGCGCCTCAGGAGTTGGCCATCGCGGCCGGTGCCGTGCCGGTGGCCCTCTGCGCTACCAAGGAGGAACCCATCGCTGAAGGTGAAAAGGTGTTGCCGCGAAACTTCTGCCCCCTGATCAAGTCTTCCTACGGTTTCGCCATCACCGACAAGTGCCCCTTTTTCCTCCACTCGGATCTGGTCATGGGCGAGACGACCTGTGACGGCAAGAAGAAGATGTTCGAACTGATGGGCAAATTCAAGCCCATGCATGTGATGAGCCTCCCGGCAGGGAGCCAGAGCGAGGCCGACCGCAGCTACTGGATGGCTGAGATGGAGCGGGCCAAAGGCGCCCTGGAGGAATTCTTCCAGACGACCATCACCGATGAGGCCCTGGCGGATGCCATCAAAGAACTGAACGCCGAGCGCCGGCTCATGCAGCGTCTCGCCGGTTACCTCAAGCACGACCCGGTTCCGCTCTCCGGCCAAGACATGCTGAAGGTGCTCTGGTCGAGAAACTTCTGCTTCGATCGGGCCGCCTTTGCCGAGCAGGTGGAGGAACTGATGGCCGAACTGGATGAGCGGATCGCCCGAGGCGTCGGCGCCGCCGCCAAAGGGGCCAAGCGCATCATCGTCACCGGCGTCCCTACCGGCGTGGGCACCGAGAAGGTCATCCGCATCATCGAAGAATCAGGGGCTGCTGTCGTCTTCCTGGAAAACTGCGCCGGCATGAAACAGTTTCTCGTCACCGTCGATGAGATGAAGCCGCCGATGGAAGCGATCGGTGACAAGTACCTGGCCACCCCCTGTTCCTGCATGAGCCCCAATACAGACCGCCTCGAATTGCTCCTTCGCCTCGTCGACGAGTACAAGGCCGATGGCGTCGTGGACATCACCTGGCAGGGTTGCCACACTTACAACGTGGAGGCCCGAATCGTCCGTGACTACCTGCGGGAGCATCGGGAGATCCCTGTCCTGCACATCGAGACGGATTACTCGGAAGGCGACAGCCAGCAGATCCGCACGCGGGTACAGGCCTATCTGGAGATGCTCGGCGGGGTGTAA
- a CDS encoding transposase translates to MRRNRYPKELKEQLIQEAMEAGNATQVARRHGIDPKRLYYWIRESQHKGFQEAPADAKQIAPYVPSAQEFKRLESENIALKKLLGEKTLEIQILQDLIKKKNPSYRKN, encoded by the coding sequence ATGAGACGAAATCGATACCCAAAAGAACTGAAGGAACAGTTGATCCAAGAAGCCATGGAAGCGGGAAATGCAACACAAGTGGCCCGCCGACATGGGATCGATCCGAAACGGCTGTATTACTGGATTCGAGAATCGCAGCACAAGGGCTTCCAAGAAGCACCGGCGGACGCAAAACAAATTGCTCCGTATGTGCCGTCCGCACAAGAATTTAAGCGATTGGAATCCGAAAACATAGCACTGAAAAAGCTACTCGGCGAAAAGACATTAGAAATCCAAATATTGCAAGATTTAATAAAAAAGAAGAACCCGAGCTATCGGAAAAATTAG
- a CDS encoding IS3 family transposase yields the protein MRVIGIHEATYYARRQRLQREPKERTNNGGRPQPGYSWTQDGKRISDEQIKEYLIELIAGEESIYGYRKLGICLHKQHQLIINHKKTYRLCKELDILSPQRQIKAKHPRRMARNRTITASNELWEMDIKYGYIAGEDRFFYLMSLIDVYDRSIVDYHIGLNCEGADAANTLKRALWKRNCFEKEKKPIVRTDNGSQFISRVFEETCEQYQVEHERIPPKTPNKNAHIESFHANLERECYIKHTFESYQDAYQVVGEYIDFYNQRRIHGSLYNMPPAEFCRQLADGNVPAFIVTL from the coding sequence TTGCGTGTCATCGGCATTCACGAAGCCACCTACTACGCTCGGCGCCAACGTCTACAGAGAGAACCGAAAGAGCGCACAAACAATGGCGGACGGCCGCAACCAGGGTATTCATGGACACAAGACGGAAAGCGAATCAGCGATGAACAAATTAAGGAATACCTGATAGAACTCATCGCTGGCGAAGAAAGCATCTACGGATATCGAAAGCTGGGAATCTGCCTTCATAAACAGCATCAGTTGATCATCAACCATAAAAAAACCTATCGACTATGCAAAGAGTTAGACATCCTATCGCCACAACGCCAGATCAAGGCCAAACATCCGCGCCGGATGGCGCGCAACCGAACCATTACCGCCTCCAACGAACTCTGGGAGATGGACATCAAATACGGCTACATCGCCGGTGAAGATCGCTTCTTCTATCTCATGTCGCTCATCGATGTCTATGATCGCTCTATTGTAGATTACCACATCGGGTTAAATTGTGAAGGTGCTGACGCAGCCAATACGCTGAAACGGGCGTTGTGGAAACGAAACTGCTTTGAAAAAGAAAAGAAGCCAATTGTGCGAACCGACAATGGATCGCAGTTTATCAGCCGTGTGTTTGAGGAAACGTGCGAACAATACCAGGTTGAACACGAACGAATTCCCCCAAAGACGCCGAACAAAAACGCCCATATCGAATCGTTTCATGCAAATCTGGAACGCGAGTGCTACATCAAGCATACCTTTGAATCCTACCAAGACGCCTACCAAGTGGTTGGAGAATACATTGACTTTTATAACCAGAGGCGAATCCACGGCAGCCTCTACAATATGCCCCCTGCGGAGTTTTGTCGACAGCTGGCGGATGGGAACGTACCCGCTTTTATTGTCACACTGTAG
- a CDS encoding transposase, with the protein MRRNRYPKELKEQLIQEAMEVGNATQVARRHGIDPKRLYYWIRESQHKGFQEAPADAKQIAPYVPSAQEFKRLESENIALKKLLGEKTLEIQILQDLIKKKNPSYRKN; encoded by the coding sequence ATGAGACGAAATCGATACCCAAAAGAACTGAAGGAACAGCTGATCCAAGAAGCCATGGAAGTGGGAAATGCAACACAAGTGGCCCGCCGACATGGGATCGATCCGAAACGGCTGTATTACTGGATTCGAGAATCACAGCACAAGGGCTTCCAAGAAGCACCGGCGGACGCAAAACAAATTGCTCCGTATGTGCCGTCCGCACAAGAATTTAAGCGATTGGAATCCGAAAACATAGCACTGAAAAAGCTACTCGGCGAAAAGACATTAGAAATCCAAATATTGCAAGATTTAATAAAAAAGAAGAACCCGAGCTATCGGAAAAATTAG
- a CDS encoding ExeA family protein, which translates to MFESFYGFTQTPFARDIPTEQLYSSIMLEETLGRLEYAASRQLFAVVTGDCGTGKTTTIRRFKDMLDSARFHVMYLADSKLTPRHFYKGLLEQLGAESKFYRGDAKRQLHREVELMRGIHRLQIVVIVDEAHLLDREMLEEVRFLLNFKMDAQSPMALILVGQSELEEKLQLQAYAAIRQRIDLQCRLMHYDRAQVGEYVKRHLAYAGAVHDIFSDGAIYEIYRFSSGAARLINKVCTHCLLYGAQNGRRIIDDHMVKLVVQGELN; encoded by the coding sequence GTGTTTGAATCCTTTTATGGCTTCACCCAAACGCCCTTTGCGCGGGACATTCCGACGGAGCAACTGTACTCTTCGATCATGCTGGAAGAGACCTTGGGACGACTCGAGTATGCAGCCAGCCGCCAACTGTTCGCCGTCGTGACAGGCGACTGCGGCACCGGCAAGACCACCACCATTCGCCGATTCAAGGACATGCTCGATTCGGCGCGCTTTCACGTCATGTACCTGGCCGATTCCAAACTGACGCCCCGCCATTTCTACAAGGGCTTGCTCGAACAGTTGGGGGCGGAATCGAAGTTCTATCGCGGTGACGCCAAACGGCAACTTCACCGGGAAGTGGAACTGATGCGGGGGATCCACCGCTTGCAGATCGTGGTGATTGTCGACGAAGCCCACCTGCTGGACCGGGAGATGCTCGAAGAAGTCCGCTTTCTCCTGAACTTCAAGATGGACGCCCAGAGCCCCATGGCGTTGATTCTCGTCGGGCAGAGCGAGTTGGAAGAAAAGCTGCAGCTCCAGGCCTATGCGGCAATCCGGCAACGGATCGATCTCCAGTGCCGGTTGATGCACTACGATCGGGCGCAAGTCGGGGAGTATGTAAAACGGCACCTTGCTTATGCCGGCGCCGTCCACGATATCTTTTCCGATGGGGCGATCTATGAGATTTATCGCTTCTCCAGCGGCGCCGCCCGCCTGATCAACAAGGTCTGCACCCATTGCCTGCTCTATGGCGCACAAAACGGCCGCCGCATCATTGATGATCATATGGTAAAGCTGGTGGTCCAGGGAGAATTGAACTGA
- a CDS encoding IS1182-like element ISHmo2 family transposase, with product MFRFDVDPQVSFYDFAALWDQLVPADSVFRLFRELAPLLIQPEDFTGLYCLDNGRPSHAARQMTMACMLQEMLGETDRGMEAQTRVNIEVKFALGMALDEPGIDHANFGVHRQRIIQKELDKVYLDRFIRLMYYLGVLTGKEPWITDTTHVIAPISAPTTIELIRQAMRLLVRLLAKQYSVPWHAIPHAPRAVRYLETVTEVKEHNLDDKAKMERLVEVVSEADELLAYVESSEASWKKKPDVIHYALLLCRILRERIIRKDDGTLEIAPGGSVKDMIVSAVDSEARFGCKGKTKWRGYKMAIVEVGNSGFIAAAEAMKANDYDGSSLVPLADQLPTDCVENPTIIGDTHYGAGDDRVTLKEKGIDVVAPLSPKTKCDILAGEGFQVSEDQTQLICPRGKVITTYSEVADGKNFVLRAKDHDCKHCPRYTTCFKEKKHRRTIFIHNAYGVMLEAAKHSQTKIYKEQMRLRSRIEAKQNELVNRYGLRRVRRIGKRNLAYAARLSALAANFQKLNRLRNDKNATMVLEVSALRGVAFKKAA from the coding sequence TTGTTTCGATTCGATGTGGACCCCCAAGTTAGCTTTTACGACTTTGCAGCCCTCTGGGACCAACTTGTGCCTGCCGATTCCGTCTTTCGCCTGTTTCGTGAATTGGCGCCCCTATTAATACAACCGGAGGATTTTACAGGTCTCTATTGCCTTGACAACGGACGTCCCAGTCATGCGGCCCGGCAGATGACGATGGCCTGCATGTTACAGGAAATGCTGGGCGAAACAGACCGGGGGATGGAAGCACAGACACGTGTGAACATCGAGGTCAAGTTTGCGTTAGGAATGGCCCTCGATGAACCGGGCATTGATCACGCCAATTTTGGCGTCCACCGGCAACGGATCATCCAAAAGGAACTTGATAAGGTCTATCTCGATCGCTTTATCCGGTTGATGTACTACCTGGGCGTTTTGACAGGGAAAGAACCTTGGATAACGGACACGACCCATGTCATAGCTCCCATCAGTGCCCCCACGACCATCGAACTGATCCGCCAAGCCATGCGCCTGTTGGTGCGTCTTTTGGCGAAGCAATACAGTGTTCCATGGCATGCAATCCCCCATGCCCCTCGGGCGGTACGTTACCTGGAAACAGTGACGGAAGTGAAAGAGCATAACCTGGACGATAAGGCCAAAATGGAACGGCTTGTTGAAGTGGTCAGCGAGGCTGACGAACTGCTGGCCTACGTGGAGTCATCGGAGGCTTCGTGGAAGAAGAAGCCCGATGTCATTCATTACGCCCTTTTGCTTTGCCGTATCCTCCGTGAACGAATCATTCGGAAAGATGATGGAACTCTTGAGATAGCCCCCGGCGGTTCTGTCAAAGATATGATAGTTTCGGCTGTAGACAGCGAAGCCCGTTTCGGTTGTAAGGGCAAGACGAAATGGCGCGGGTATAAGATGGCCATCGTCGAAGTCGGAAATTCCGGATTTATCGCCGCCGCCGAGGCCATGAAAGCCAACGACTATGACGGCTCCAGTCTGGTGCCGTTAGCGGATCAGCTTCCCACCGATTGTGTAGAAAACCCGACGATCATTGGAGATACCCACTATGGTGCGGGCGATGACCGTGTCACCCTCAAGGAAAAAGGCATTGACGTAGTGGCGCCACTTTCACCAAAGACAAAATGTGATATCCTCGCGGGCGAGGGATTTCAAGTTTCCGAAGACCAAACACAACTGATCTGCCCGAGAGGAAAAGTCATCACCACCTATTCGGAAGTGGCAGATGGGAAGAACTTCGTGCTTCGCGCCAAGGACCATGATTGCAAGCACTGCCCTCGTTACACGACCTGTTTTAAAGAAAAGAAACATCGGCGCACGATTTTTATTCACAACGCCTATGGTGTCATGCTCGAGGCGGCAAAGCACTCCCAAACGAAAATCTATAAGGAACAGATGCGTCTTCGCAGCCGCATCGAAGCCAAGCAAAATGAACTGGTCAACCGTTACGGACTGCGCCGGGTTCGCCGTATCGGAAAACGAAATCTGGCTTATGCCGCCCGGCTCAGCGCGTTAGCGGCGAACTTTCAAAAACTCAACCGTCTACGAAATGATAAGAATGCAACCATGGTGTTGGAGGTGAGCGCCTTACGCGGTGTTGCTTTCAAAAAAGCCGCATAA
- a CDS encoding acyl-CoA dehydratase activase, which yields MDSKGISATPATLQRSAAPFVAGIDAGSTAVKLVLYDENRFGFWQRPSGWSPGETARELLREALAEWERTKEELAYICGTGYGRVNLPFLDSAVTEIACHARGAVHLRPDVQLVIDIGGQDAKGILVSSTGRVIDFVMNDKCAAGTGRFLAVMAHALGMEVAEMGACQPESVTVQPQPINAMCTVFAESEVIGLLNQGIDRRAIIAGLHQSVARRVSAMVARLGATGPVLFTGGVARNAAVRAALEKELGCPVGVAEQSPFAGAIGAALIAREKAAGRTPSESS from the coding sequence TTGGACAGCAAAGGCATAAGCGCCACGCCGGCGACCTTGCAGAGATCCGCCGCGCCCTTCGTGGCCGGCATTGACGCCGGATCGACGGCAGTCAAATTGGTTCTCTACGACGAAAATCGCTTTGGCTTTTGGCAGCGTCCCTCCGGTTGGAGCCCCGGCGAGACGGCCCGGGAACTGCTCCGAGAGGCATTGGCCGAGTGGGAAAGAACAAAAGAGGAATTGGCCTATATCTGCGGCACCGGCTACGGGCGGGTCAATCTGCCTTTTCTCGATTCGGCGGTGACAGAGATCGCCTGTCATGCCCGGGGAGCGGTGCACCTCCGCCCCGACGTGCAGCTGGTCATCGACATCGGCGGTCAGGATGCCAAAGGGATTCTCGTCAGCTCTACCGGCCGTGTCATTGATTTTGTCATGAATGACAAATGCGCCGCCGGAACGGGGCGCTTTTTGGCCGTCATGGCCCATGCCCTGGGGATGGAGGTAGCCGAAATGGGCGCTTGCCAACCGGAGAGCGTGACTGTCCAGCCCCAGCCGATCAACGCTATGTGCACCGTCTTCGCCGAATCGGAGGTGATCGGGCTGCTCAACCAGGGCATAGACCGGCGCGCGATCATCGCCGGGCTGCACCAGTCGGTGGCCCGCAGGGTATCTGCCATGGTGGCCCGCCTCGGCGCAACGGGACCGGTCCTCTTTACGGGCGGCGTGGCCCGCAATGCCGCTGTCCGCGCAGCCCTGGAAAAGGAGTTGGGTTGCCCCGTGGGAGTGGCGGAACAGTCGCCCTTCGCTGGCGCCATCGGCGCTGCCTTGATCGCCCGGGAAAAGGCGGCAGGCCGAACACCATCGGAAAGCAGCTGA
- a CDS encoding DDE-type integrase/transposase/recombinase, producing the protein MKDARKAEDIASQRVQLLSPLLAEGLDAARARLMKQQICEQAGISERTLRRYLSQYREKGFSGLKPKGKGRSRSEEAIPHALLEEAILLRREVPRRSIAQIIQILEWEGKAEPGKLKRSTLQEKLAERGYSTRHMQMYANTGVAARRFQQKHRNQLWHSDIKYGPYLPIGPDGAKKQVYLVTFFDDATRFVLHGQFYPTLDQVIVEDCFRQAILKYGAPEAVFFDNGKQYRTKWMHRACAKMGIRLLFAKPYSPESTGKVERFNRTVDAFLQEAALEKPHTLDRLNQLFWVWLDECYQNKPHSALAGNVSPDTAYRSDKKAVKFLDPDVVANAFLHCESRKVDKSGCISFEGRKYEVGLSFIGCTVDVIYDPADIAELTIEYADHAPWKARQLVIGERTGPRPKLPERLSPQSADSSRLLAAATQQKEQRKARQAPVVSYRTVRKEGNNGV; encoded by the coding sequence ATGAAAGACGCGAGGAAAGCCGAGGATATCGCTTCGCAGCGGGTGCAGTTGCTCTCTCCGCTGCTGGCGGAGGGATTGGATGCGGCCCGAGCCCGCCTCATGAAACAGCAAATCTGTGAACAGGCAGGGATCTCGGAGCGCACCCTGCGCCGATACCTGTCCCAGTACAGAGAAAAGGGCTTCTCGGGACTCAAACCGAAGGGAAAGGGGCGGTCGCGCTCCGAAGAAGCGATCCCCCATGCCCTATTGGAAGAAGCCATTTTGTTGCGGCGAGAGGTTCCCCGGCGCAGCATCGCGCAGATCATCCAGATCCTTGAATGGGAAGGCAAGGCAGAGCCGGGCAAGCTCAAGCGAAGCACCCTGCAGGAGAAACTGGCCGAGCGCGGCTACAGCACCCGGCACATGCAGATGTACGCCAACACCGGTGTGGCGGCGCGGCGGTTCCAGCAAAAGCACCGCAACCAGCTTTGGCATTCGGACATCAAATACGGCCCCTACCTGCCGATCGGCCCCGACGGGGCGAAGAAACAAGTCTACTTGGTCACCTTCTTCGATGACGCCACCCGTTTCGTTCTGCATGGGCAGTTCTATCCGACCTTGGACCAGGTGATCGTGGAGGATTGTTTCCGCCAAGCCATCCTCAAGTATGGGGCGCCGGAAGCGGTGTTCTTTGACAATGGGAAACAGTACCGCACCAAATGGATGCATCGCGCCTGCGCCAAAATGGGCATCCGCTTGCTGTTTGCCAAGCCCTATTCGCCGGAGTCCACCGGCAAGGTGGAGCGCTTCAACCGAACGGTGGACGCCTTTTTGCAGGAAGCCGCCTTGGAGAAGCCCCACACATTGGACAGGCTCAATCAGCTCTTTTGGGTTTGGCTGGACGAATGTTACCAGAACAAGCCCCATTCGGCATTGGCGGGGAACGTCAGCCCGGACACGGCCTATCGCAGCGATAAAAAGGCGGTCAAATTCTTGGACCCCGATGTGGTCGCCAACGCCTTTCTTCACTGTGAATCACGCAAGGTGGACAAGTCCGGCTGCATTAGTTTCGAGGGAAGAAAGTATGAGGTGGGACTTTCCTTCATCGGTTGCACGGTCGATGTCATCTACGATCCGGCCGATATCGCCGAATTGACCATCGAATACGCCGACCATGCGCCGTGGAAAGCGCGGCAACTCGTCATCGGCGAGCGCACTGGCCCAAGACCGAAACTGCCGGAGCGCCTCAGTCCGCAGAGCGCCGATTCATCGCGGTTGCTCGCCGCGGCAACCCAACAAAAGGAACAACGAAAAGCGCGACAGGCCCCGGTTGTTTCCTACCGAACGGTGAGAAAGGAAGGGAACAACGGTGTTTGA
- a CDS encoding DUF6431 domain-containing protein, giving the protein MFFVRSAEQIPCPCCNGALNGIGSRRRKCYQDTGERITLIIRRCRCAVCKRIHHELPDILVPYKRYSSKSIETVITGGAALTVPADESTLVRWRGWFLEMVNHFLGCLLSIAKRFGHASAEERSGLPESALQRIWRYVGDACGWLARVVRPVANSNLWRHTCFAFLS; this is encoded by the coding sequence GTGTTTTTTGTAAGGAGCGCGGAGCAGATTCCCTGTCCCTGTTGTAATGGAGCACTGAACGGGATCGGAAGCCGTCGAAGGAAGTGCTATCAAGACACGGGAGAACGCATCACCTTGATTATCCGGCGGTGTCGATGCGCTGTATGCAAGCGGATTCATCATGAGCTTCCAGACATCCTGGTTCCGTACAAACGATACAGTAGCAAGAGCATCGAAACGGTGATTACCGGAGGTGCGGCGTTGACCGTACCGGCAGACGAATCCACCCTTGTCCGGTGGCGAGGATGGTTTCTGGAGATGGTCAATCACTTTTTGGGATGCCTGCTGTCCATTGCGAAGCGGTTTGGACATGCTTCTGCGGAAGAACGATCCGGCCTTCCCGAGTCCGCGCTCCAACGGATCTGGCGGTATGTGGGCGACGCCTGCGGTTGGCTGGCCAGGGTTGTCCGGCCGGTGGCGAATTCAAATCTTTGGAGACATACCTGTTTTGCATTCCTGTCCTGA
- a CDS encoding VanW family protein — protein sequence MNLIARRAALCAAMVAGALTLQGLQSATLTGTEACAPADSTAQAQPQWQPQPAVKTPKAGTITFLIGKERFTFVPGQGADYLEPGKWSYLPTLDLETARQTAVLFADALPKDLRLRDGGLDRITSAILEGEDATVAVPSWVIAAEIVIPLTYVSYNGGRNASTALDYLDGYVLKANETFSFNEVVGPRSAERGFITGMSLIDNRFVQEQGGGICFASTIVHQAVSRTDVEIVEQNHHSRPVAYVPRGGDATVYYGELDYRFRNGDALLAFEKLQRPNGLGLRLWKSMH from the coding sequence TTGAACCTGATCGCGCGCCGGGCAGCCCTCTGTGCAGCCATGGTAGCCGGCGCCCTCACCCTGCAGGGACTTCAGTCTGCCACCTTGACCGGAACAGAGGCCTGCGCACCGGCAGATTCGACAGCGCAGGCGCAACCGCAGTGGCAGCCGCAGCCAGCGGTGAAGACGCCGAAGGCCGGCACGATCACCTTCCTCATCGGGAAAGAGCGCTTCACCTTCGTACCCGGTCAAGGCGCCGATTACCTGGAGCCAGGCAAATGGTCCTACCTCCCCACCCTGGATCTAGAAACGGCAAGGCAAACGGCTGTCCTTTTCGCTGATGCCTTGCCGAAAGACCTTCGACTCCGCGACGGCGGACTGGACAGGATCACCTCGGCGATCCTGGAGGGAGAAGACGCCACCGTCGCTGTCCCCTCCTGGGTCATCGCCGCCGAGATCGTTATCCCGCTCACTTACGTGAGCTACAACGGGGGACGCAACGCTTCGACGGCCTTGGATTATCTGGACGGCTATGTGCTGAAAGCCAATGAAACCTTCTCCTTCAATGAGGTCGTCGGACCCCGATCAGCCGAGCGCGGCTTTATCACAGGCATGTCGCTGATCGATAACCGCTTCGTCCAAGAACAAGGCGGCGGCATCTGTTTCGCCTCCACCATCGTTCACCAGGCGGTCTCGAGAACGGATGTGGAGATCGTGGAGCAAAACCACCACTCCCGCCCCGTCGCCTATGTGCCGCGCGGCGGAGACGCCACTGTCTACTACGGGGAACTGGACTACCGCTTCCGCAACGGTGACGCGCTGTTGGCCTTTGAAAAGTTGCAGCGGCCCAACGGGCTGGGGCTCCGTTTGTGGAAATCGATGCATTGA
- a CDS encoding ParA family protein, whose product MGTVVSMINMKGGVGKTNLAFQLAWFSAYKRNFKVLVVDLDPQSNSSHCLMGAKTYMEFIENGGITVYDIFEQYSTPNAKVLKKHEAIYKLHAWNDGSLIHLIPSRLELYWTLKNPTGKDHLLKKYLDALKNDYDLIIIDCAPTESILTTSAYHATDFILIPVKPEFLAAIGLPLLVKSLLYYNTSYGQQHFEIAGIVFNDADASQSKPEHNLSRKQVTTLAEEHGWHVFENEVRHSDSYPKSCRETTPIFHTKHSREYVIDEFINFGNEFLERIGI is encoded by the coding sequence TTGGGAACTGTTGTCTCTATGATCAACATGAAGGGCGGAGTAGGAAAAACTAATTTAGCGTTTCAATTAGCTTGGTTTTCCGCTTACAAAAGAAACTTCAAAGTTCTGGTAGTGGACCTTGACCCGCAGTCAAATTCTAGCCACTGTTTAATGGGAGCAAAAACCTATATGGAGTTTATTGAAAATGGTGGTATTACAGTTTATGATATCTTCGAGCAGTATTCTACGCCTAACGCTAAAGTATTGAAAAAACATGAAGCTATTTACAAATTACATGCTTGGAATGATGGAAGCTTAATACACTTAATCCCATCTAGGCTAGAACTGTATTGGACATTAAAAAACCCAACAGGTAAAGATCATCTCTTAAAAAAGTACTTGGATGCATTGAAAAATGATTACGACTTGATTATTATTGATTGCGCACCAACAGAATCCATATTAACTACTTCTGCTTACCATGCAACAGATTTCATACTAATTCCTGTTAAACCTGAATTCTTAGCAGCTATTGGATTGCCCCTTTTAGTAAAATCGTTATTATATTATAATACCTCTTATGGACAACAACACTTTGAAATAGCAGGAATTGTTTTTAATGATGCTGATGCATCGCAATCTAAACCAGAACATAATCTTTCAAGAAAACAAGTGACTACTCTTGCTGAAGAACACGGTTGGCATGTTTTTGAGAACGAAGTAAGACATTCTGATTCATACCCGAAAAGTTGCAGAGAAACTACTCCAATATTTCACACTAAACATAGCAGGGAATATGTAATAGACGAATTTATTAACTTTGGAAATGAATTTTTGGAGAGAATAGGAATATGA